The sequence below is a genomic window from Cryptosporidium parvum Iowa II chromosome 6, whole genome shotgun sequence.
TAGGCTTGGCTTTTCGCCGACATTTATGGGTAGCTTAAGGCTTACTTATGGAATTGCAGGTATAATTGGAATTGTTCTATATAGAATTATTCTCAAGAAGACCCCATTCCGTGAAATATTGCTTTGGACTACTTTGTTTTCAATACCAATTTATATTCTACCTCTAGCGCTTGTCACAGGACTCAATTTGAATATGGGAATTTCGAATAGAATGTTTGCATTGTCTGGTGGATTTCTGATTGAAGCCATTGCAGAAATACAGTTGTTACCACTTCTTGTAATGACTGCAAAGTTTTGCCCAAAAGGCCTTGAAGGGTCTGTATATGCGGTTATGATGTCAATACGAAGTCTTGGAATAGGGGTTTCAAAAGTTATCTCCGCAGGATTGGCCTACTCACTTGGAATTACAGCattcaatttttcaaaCTTGGGGTTATTAATTTGGATTTCTTCCGCATTTCTCCTGCTGCCTCtcttttttctaaatttggTTAGTTATCATACTTTTTCCATATTTCAAGTTCATTTTTTTAGGTTGTGAATGAAGAAGAGATCCAAAGTACAGAAAATCAAgtataattcaatattctcaaaatgattaaaattaaataacgAAATATCTTATGAGATTTTATttagaattgaaaataattttctatACTACAGTAAATTTTTACTATGAAAGTCTATATTGAACGGTTACTTTGCTTCTTTACTTTGTAAATTCTTATAACCCAATTATCAGTTGTATAAGCTTCCTCAAAATGAGTAAGTGAGAATTGAGTTTTACCTATGTGGTAATTCCTTACTAAGTCAAAACCATCCTTCTGAAGATCCGAAAACCTATAATATGATAGCTTGTAAATCAGAGAATTAAGCATCGCATTAGATGCGTCTTTCCCCACAGTATAATGCCCACTATCCGATAGATAATCGTTTTGCTGAATGTGAGGATAAATTCCAGAAGCAATTCTTACCATCCATaagaatttattgataTCATCAGAAGAATATTTTGCAAACCCACCAAATACAACAAAAACATAATCTACATCCagtttttctattattttataagCCTCATCCTCAGGAGATGCCAATGCAAGCCCAACTGTAGCGATATGTGTGTTATTCCATGTATTGTTATCTACAATTACGGTTCTGTCGCCTAATTCAGTGCATTGATATCCATAATCCCACCAAGACATTATCCTTGCATTGTAAGGGGTGTTCTTTCTCAACCAATAATATGCTTCCCTAAAATCATCCTGAATTAGTCTAGTTCCATCTCTAAGACGGTTTGAAGTAATTACTGATGGATGCGAATACGCAACAGCAGAGCTCCAAACACTATGCACGACATAACTCACACAGAGCAaaaacattaataatacaaaaaaaactcTGAGAATACCAAAATTCCCTTGGCTCCCGTCACCATAAGTGgttttttttgtttgcCTTCTGCCTATTAGACTCgataatataaaagaaaatccCACTGCAGAAAGGCAACAAGCCGCAGGCCCAAAAACCAGCATCAGTCTAATCATGACAGAAGAAAAATAGAC
It includes:
- a CDS encoding transmembrane protein with 6 transmembrane domains (transcripts identified by EST) yields the protein SLKKQALVVETSGINGGAETVSDYFGSKALGALATAYFSGSLLDTYSKQGIFLTTSIFPLFVFIACLIMDDKKQTEDLTAKNQLFSLKEFLKKPIIWGPAIYIFTYTAGPDYDDAMFFYFTNRLGFSPTFMGSLRLTYGIAGIIGIVLYRIILKKTPFREILLWTTLFSIPIYILPLALVTGLNLNMGISNRMFALSGGFLIEAIAEIQLLPLLVMTAKFCPKGLEGSVYAVMMSIRSLGIGVSKVISAGLAYSLGITAFNFSNLGLLIWISSAFLLLPLFFLNLVSYHTFSIFQVHFFRL